One window of Nakaseomyces glabratus chromosome A, complete sequence genomic DNA carries:
- the PGD1 gene encoding PGD1 (CAGL0A01325g~Has domain(s) with predicted RNA polymerase II transcription cofactor activity, role in regulation of transcription from RNA polymerase II promoter and mediator complex localization) has translation MATKQEEQANLSDVLTPSMSLTELEMKFADETDGKAKDVVQARIKKAEDGILPLRLQFNDFTQIMSSLDEERYANVSKQEKFQMIRSKVLGLTERLQELSNDFEELQPLFATVGEYSKTYKNKNFQVLENLASYNHRGKAGASISNSTPTPAAATPTTAPTPGAGTKKAAKTAPTPTATATIGTPSNNAPTPATTATTPGTQAKKPRKPRQTKKQQQAAAAAAAVAQAQAQAQAQAQNQNQNNMQNKNISNPGMNSNMGTPVMGNPNMKQMQSPIPANAMNNMNVPHNGAMRPSVPNGNMGNPSMGNLNMNAPNMGNPNMNNPNMNNPNAMMSPMAGQGQLNQMFPMQNHNQNGHFMGQQSPGPNIGQMQFPPNNGNMNGMPGTSDMNLGMNPSMNMNMGMNMNQITPANILSMNTKGKDDQMQNIGMDQNQNQNQNQNQNQSMNMNMNNDSNNPKSAYDLVDFNSLDLSSLNMDFL, from the coding sequence ATGGCTACGAAACAAGAGGAGCAGGCGAACTTGAGCGACGTGCTGACGCCTAGCATGAGTCTGACGGAGCTGGAAATGAAGTTTGCAGATGAGACGGACGGTAAGGCTAAGGATGTTGTTCAGGCGCGTATCAAGAAGGCTGAAGACGGCATCCTTCCTCTGAGACTCCAATTCAACGACTTCACACAGATAATGTCAAGTCTCGATGAGGAGAGGTACGCCAACGTCAGCAAGCAGGAGAAGTTCCAAATGATAAGGTCGAAGGTGTTGGGGCTCACAGAGAGACTGCAGGAATTGTCGAACGACTTTGAAGAACTGCAGCCACTGTTTGCTACAGTCGGTGAATACTCGAAGACatacaagaacaagaacttcCAGGTGCTGGAGAACCTGGCGTCATATAATCACAGGGGGAAAGCTGGTGCTTCGATCTCCAACAGCACGCCTACACCAGCAGCAGCCACACCGACAACGGCCCCAACTCCCGGGGCTGGCACGAAGAAGGCAGCGAAGACAGCACCCACACCAACGGCGACGGCTACTATCGGTACGCCGAGCAACAATGCTCCGACACCAGCCACCACAGCTACGACGCCAGGAACACAAGCGAAGAAACCCCGCAAGCCCAGGCAGACGAAGAAACAGCAACAGGCTGCGGCTGCGGCTGCGGCCGTTGCTCAAGCACAGGCCCAGGCCCAGGCTCAAGCTCAAAATCAGAACCAGAACAATATGcagaacaaaaatataagcAATCCTGGCATGAACTCGAATATGGGTACTCCAGTAATGGGCAACCCGAACATGAAACAAATGCAAAGTCCTATTCCAGCGAATGCTATGAACAACATGAATGTACCGCACAATGGGGCAATGCGGCCCAGTGTGCCAAATGGTAATATGGGCAATCCAAGTATGGGTAATCTAAATATGAATGCCCCAAATATGGGTAATCCGAACATGAACAATCCAAACATGAACAACCCTAATGCAATGATGTCCCCCATGGCCGGTCAAGGCCAGCTAAATCAGATGTTCCCAATGCAGAACCACAACCAGAACGGTCATTTCATGGGCCAGCAATCGCCGGGTCCCAACATTGGCCAAATGCAATTCCCACCAAATAATGGAAATATGAACGGCATGCCCGGTACCTCCGACATGAACCTCGGCATGAACCCTTCCATGAATATGAACATGGGTATGAACATGAACCAGATCACACCTGCCAATATCTTGAGCATGAACACGAAGGGGAAAGACGACCAGATGCAGAACATTGGAATGGaccagaaccagaaccagaaccagaaccagaaccagaaccagagcATGAACATGAACATGAACAACGACAGCAATAACCCCAAGAGTGCATACGATCTCGTGGACTTCAACTCCCTCGACCTCTCCAGCCTGAACATGGACTTCTTGTAA
- the EPA9 gene encoding EPA9 (CAGL0A01366g~Putative adhesin-like cell wall protein (adhesin cluster I); predicted GPI-anchor) yields the protein MNEKIFWYLTLLFLFNLASSLPVEDKLSIKRVFQKRAVDITPFAHYPRPEGCSSPPNAVSVGLHMDLYNYPYLYVKNPRTGFTNDTDSDADGETDGDSAGGIEGRAGQCWNPEYQDPNFPRYGYKKYGSFGSSDHVNGKISWDHNEFKEGCKPIMARLPTAYNYPAKITFSNFTMVLSGYFKPKSTGLYKFEIHADDFILFNFGSKNAFECCNREESIDNFGPYVAYAMWPNEADQELEVYLFEDSYYPIRLFYNNRDYHSKFMVGFYPPNTEEITYDFDGYLYMLDDTGNECKDSIRYKTVCDDDVVDDTTFSTQYSTIMEPGGGTEVITIYYIRMKCEEEDCIGQWDPINNICYTPEDCANDGGYWNGDMCDQSCKMEGGIVNPDTGDCDKSCIESGGFLDENGNCDTTCRDDGGMLVEGQCDYQCKEAGGILVGDHCDTTCVDSGGKLNEDGTCDHSCRDQGGQLDESGECDTSCKDSGGMLIEGECDTSCKDEGGQLDENNECDTHCKDQGGIIDENGNCDTSCKDSGGKLDENGACDTSCRDDGGIIDENGNCNTTCRDDGGIIVGDHCDTSCRDAGGILIEDHCDTTCRDSGGKLNEDGTCDHSCRDQGGQLDENGKCDYSCKNGGGKLDEDGNCDMSCKENGGKLDENGDCDLSCKEDGGKLDEDGNCDYSCKEEGGIIDESGNCNTTCKDSGGQIIDGECNYGCKEVGGVVIDGECDTSCVDSGGILDGDGNCDRSCIESGGVLEDGACNTTCRDSGGKLNVDGTCDTSCRDDGGMLVGDECDYQCKEAGGILVGDHCDTTCVDSGGKLNEDGTCDHSCRDQGGQLDESGECDTSCKDSGGMLIEGECDTSCKDEGGQLDENNECDTHCKDQGGIIDENGNCDTSCKDSGGKLDENGACDTSCRDDGGIIDENGNCNTTCRDDGGIIVGDHCDTSCRDAGGILIEDHCDTTCRDSGGKLNEDGTCDHSCRDQGGQLDENGDCDTSCIDAGGVLENGECVFPPTSSSTSETSSTTDQSSSQSDDSSVESSSTPMDSSTIESSSSEIITSESESESVPIASSSSEVMTSESESESIPILTSSSQIPIASSSSEEVTSESESETVPILTSSSKIISSESGSQSVPISSSSSEIVTSQSESNIPSPNPEPRTTTITTIITEDGQIITITTTVTGFVPEPTGESEGNGESDDENPENRIENNSDENEFVDPEFADDIPDDPAGPEDNGGNDPVNPEQDNNNGPANPGQDSTNGSGNSDQIDNNPPTPEENAGDGNSNGNDPADPSRRTSILGDERTRASPGGTSQPTGANGNVNGNSPGANVNGGGTGNSNNNNNNNNNNGNAPNGGDGSNGDANQGPSRRTSLLGDERTRAGQAAPTGGSSPNNGVAGDTSNNGGAIVSQQVDDGGAGSPRRTSILGDVRSRTTLNGEVLNFEGSGVRRAVAGNLALPLMMVGLVFNL from the coding sequence ATGAACGAGAAGATCTTTTGGTATCTGACTCTGTTATTCCTATTTAACCTGGCAAGTTCATTGCCAGTGGAGGATAAACTGAGCATCAAGAGAGTGTTCCAGAAGAGGGCCGTGGACATCACCCCGTTTGCTCACTACCCAAGACCTGAAGGTTGTTCAAGTCCACCAAATGCAGTAAGCGTGGGTTTGCACATGGACCTTTACAACTACCCTTACTTGTACGTGAAGAATCCAAGAACTGGATTCACTAACGATACAGATAGTGATGCTGACGGCGAGACTGATGGCGATTCTGCGGGCGGAATCGAAGGCAGAGCCGGTCAATGTTGGAACCCAGAGTATCAGGACCCCAACTTCCCACGTTATGGTTACAAAAAGTACGGCTCCTTTGGCTCTAGTGATCATGTTAATGGTAAAATCTCTTGGGACCACAATGAATTTAAAGAGGGATGTAAGCCAATCATGGCCCGGCTACCTACTGCTTATAATTATCCTGCCAAAATAACTTTCTCGAATTTTACTATGGTTCTATCCGGCTACTTCAAGCCTAAGTCTACCGGACtctataaatttgaaattcatgCTGATGACTTTATCCTGTTCAACTTTGGTTCTAAGAATGCTTTTGAATGTTGTAACAGAGAAGAGTCCATTGATAATTTTGGTCCATATGTTGCATACGCCATGTGGCCTAATGAGGCTGACCAAGAATTGGAAGTGTACTTGTTCGAGGATTCATATTATCCTATCAGGTTGTTTTACAACAACAGAGACTATCATTCGAAATTCATGGTTGGGTTCTATCCACCCAATACAGAGGAGATTACATATGACTTTGATGGTTACTTATATATGCTCGATGATACCGGTAATGAATGTAAGGACTCTATCAGATACAAGACTGTCTGTGATGATGATGTCGTTGATGACACTACTTTTAGTACACAATACAGTACGATCATGGAACCAGGTGGAGGTACAGAAGTCATAACTATCTATTACATCAGGATGAAAtgtgaagaagaagattgcATTGGTCAGTGGGACccaattaataatatctgCTACACCCCCGAAGATTGCGCTAATGATGGTGGTTACTGGAATGGTGACATGTGTGATCAAAGCTGTAAAATGGAAGGGGGTATAGTTAATCCCGATACTGGAGATTGTGACAAATCTTGTATCGAATCCGGCGGTTTCTTGGATGAAAATGGCAACTGTGATACAACCTGTAGAGACGATGGTGGTATGCTAGTCGAGGGGCAGTGTGATTATCAGTGTAAGGAAGCAGGTGGTATTCTAGTAGGAGACCACTGTGACACTACATGTGTTGACTCTGGTGGTAAACTCAACGAAGATGGTACATGTGACCATAGCTGTAGAGACCAAGGAGGTCAACTGGACGAGAGCGGCGAATGTGACACTAGTTGTAAGGACAGTGGCGGCATGTTGATTGAAGGCGAATGTGATACCAGCTGTAAAGACGAAGGTGGTCAGTTGGACGAAAATAATGAATGCGATACCCACTGTAAGGATCAGGGTGGTATTATAGACGAGAATGGCAACTGTGATACGAGCTGTAAAGATTCTGGCGGTAAGTTAGATGAAAACGGCGCGTGTGACACTAGTTGCAGAGATGACGGCGGTATTATTGATGAGAATGGCAACTGTAATACCACATGCAGAGATGATGGTGGTATAATAGTTGGTGATCACTGTGACACCAGTTGTAGAGATGCAGGTGGTATTCTAATAGAAGATCATTGTGACACTACCTGTCGTGACTCTGGTGGTAAACTCAACGAAGATGGTACTTGTGACCATAGCTGTAGGGACCAAGGAGGTCAACTGGATGAGAACGGTAAATGTGACTATAGTTGTAAAAATGGCGGTGGTAAGTTGGATGAAGACGGTAATTGTGATATGTCCTGTAAAGAGAACGGCGGTAAGTTGGATGAGAACGGCGATTGTGACTTGAGCTGTAAAGAAGATGGTGGTAAGTTGGATGAAGACGGTAATTGTGATTATAGTtgtaaagaagaaggaggTATCATAGATGAAAGTGGTAACTGTAACACCACGTGTAAAGATTCGGGCGGTCAAATTATCGACGGCGAGTGTAATTATGGATGCAAAGAAGTTGGTGgtgttgttattgatggAGAGTGTGACACTAGCTGTGTTGATTCTGGTGGCATCTTAGATGGAGACGGTAATTGCGACCGTAGCTGTATTGAATCAGGAGGCGTTCTAGAAGATGGTGCATGTAACACTACCTGTCGTGACTCTGGTGGTAAACTAAACGTTGATGGTACGTGTGATACCAGTTGTAGAGACGATGGTGGTATGTTAGTAGGAGACGAGTGTGATTATCAGTGTAAGGAAGCAGGTGGTATTCTAGTAGGAGACCACTGTGACACTACATGTGTTGACTCTGGTGGTAAACTCAACGAAGATGGTACATGTGACCATAGCTGTAGAGACCAAGGAGGTCAACTGGACGAGAGCGGCGAATGTGACACTAGTTGTAAGGACAGTGGCGGCATGTTGATTGAAGGTGAATGTGATACCAGCTGTAAAGACGAAGGTGGTCAGTTGGACGAAAATAATGAATGCGATACCCACTGTAAGGATCAGGGTGGTATTATAGACGAGAATGGCAACTGTGATACGAGCTGTAAAGATTCTGGCGGTAAGTTAGATGAAAACGGCGCGTGTGACACTAGTTGCAGAGATGACGGCGGTATTATTGATGAGAATGGCAACTGTAATACCACATGCAGAGATGATGGTGGTATAATAGTTGGTGATCACTGTGACACCAGTTGTAGAGATGCAGGTGGTATTCTAATAGAAGATCATTGTGACACTACCTGTCGTGACTCTGGTGGTAAACTCAACGAAGATGGTACATGTGACCATAGCTGTAGGGACCAAGGAGGTCAACTGGATGAGAACGGTGATTGTGACACTAGTTGCATAGATGCAGGTGGTGTACTGGAGAATGGTGAGTGTGTTTTCCCTCCTACATCGTCTTCCACCTCTGAAACATCCTCGACAACCGATCAGTCTTCTTCGCAGTCTGATGATAGTAGTGTGGAAAGTTCATCCACCCCGATGGATAGTTCCACCATTGAGAGTTCATCCTCTGAGATCATAACATCCGAATCTGAAAGTGAAAGTGTGCCTATTGCTAGTTCATCATCTGAGGTTATGACCTCTGAATCGGAAAGTGAGAGTATACCCATTTTAACTTCATCTTCTCAAATACCTATTGCAAGTTCGTCTTCTGAAGAAGTAACATCAGAATCTGAAAGTGAAACTGTGCCTATTTtaacttcatcttcaaagatCATATCTTCTGAGTCAGGAAGTCAAAGTGTGCCTATTTCAAGTTCATCTTCTGAGATTGTAACTAGTCAATCAGAAAGTAATATTCCATCTCCAAACCCAGAACCTAGAACGACCACTATTACAACAATAATTACAGAAGATGGTCAAATAATAACCATAACTACAACAGTTACCGGATTTGTTCCCGAACCAACAGGGGAAAGTGAAGGTAATGGGGAGTCTGATGATGAGAATCCCGAGAACCgaattgaaaataattcGGACGAAAATGAATTCGTAGATCCAGAATTTGCTGATGATATTCCAGATGATCCGGCTGGTCCTGAAGATAATGGTGGTAATGACCCAGTAAACCCTGAACAGGACAACAATAATGGTCCAGCTAATCCAGGACAAGATAGCACCAATGGCTCTGGTAACTCTGATCAAATCGACAACAATCCACCTACTCCTGAGGAAAATGCCGGTGATGGCAATTCCAATGGTAACGATCCAGCAGACCCCTCCAGAAGAACCTCTATCCTAGGTGATGAACGTACTAGAGCGTCACCAGGAGGTACCTCTCAGCCTACTGGTGCTAATGGCAACGTCAATGGTAACAGTCCAGGCGCCAATGTCAACGGAGGTGGTACAGGAAActccaacaacaataataacaataacaataacaatggtAATGCACCAAATGGAGGTGATGGAAGTAATGGAGATGCCAACCAAGGCCCTTCCAGAAGAACCTCACTTCTCGGTGATGAGCGTACAAGAGCAGGCCAAGCGGCCCCTACTGGAGGATCCTCGCCAAACAACGGTGTTGCGGGAGATACGAGCAACAATGGAGGAGCGATTGTGTCGCAGCAAGTGGATGACGGTGGAGCAGGCTCTCCTAGAAGAACGTCGATATTGGGCGACGTGAGATCAAGAACAACGCTGAATGGAGAGGTTTTGAACTTCGAGGGCAGTGGTGTGAGACGGGCAGTTGCTGGCAACCTAGCCCTGCCACTGATGATGGTTGGCCTGGTATTCAACTTGTGA
- a CDS encoding uncharacterized protein (CAGL0A01408g~Ortholog(s) have RNA polymerase II activating transcription factor binding, RNA polymerase II core promoter sequence-specific DNA binding and RNA polymerase II repressing transcription factor binding, more): protein MATKQEEQANLSDVLTPSMSLTELEMKFADETDGKAKDVVQARIKKAEDGILPLRLQFNDFTQIMSSLDEERYANVSKQEKFQMIRSKVLGLTERLQELSNDFEELQPLFATVGEYSKTYKNKNFQVLENLASYNHRGKAGASISNSTPTPAAATPTTAPTPGAGTKKAAKTAPTPTATATIGTPSNNAPTPATTATTPGTQAKKPRKPRQTKKQQQAAAAAAAVAQAQAQAQAQAQNQNQNNMQNKNISNPGMNSNMGTPVMGNPNMKQMQSPIPANAMNNMNVPHNGAMRPSVPNGNMGNPSMGNLNMNAPNMGNPNMNNPNMNNPNAMMSPMAGQGQLNQMFPMQNHNQNGQFMGQQSPGPNIGQMQFPPNNGNMNGMPGTSDMNLGMNPSMNMNMGMNLNQITPANILSMNTKGKDDQMQNIGMDQNQNQNQSQNQSQNQNQSMNMNMNNDSNNPKSAYDLVDFNSLDLSSLNMDFL from the coding sequence ATGGCTACGAAACAAGAGGAGCAGGCGAACTTGAGCGACGTGCTGACGCCTAGCATGAGTCTGACGGAGCTGGAAATGAAGTTTGCAGATGAGACGGACGGTAAGGCTAAGGATGTTGTTCAGGCGCGTATCAAGAAGGCTGAAGACGGCATCCTTCCTCTGAGACTCCAATTCAACGACTTCACACAGATAATGTCAAGTCTCGATGAGGAGAGGTACGCCAACGTCAGCAAGCAGGAGAAGTTCCAAATGATAAGGTCGAAGGTGTTGGGGCTCACAGAGAGACTGCAGGAATTGTCGAACGACTTTGAAGAACTGCAGCCACTGTTTGCTACAGTCGGTGAATACTCGAAGACatacaagaacaagaacttcCAGGTGCTGGAGAACCTGGCGTCATATAATCACAGGGGGAAAGCTGGTGCTTCGATCTCCAACAGCACGCCTACACCAGCAGCAGCCACACCGACAACGGCCCCAACTCCCGGGGCTGGCACGAAGAAGGCAGCGAAGACAGCACCCACACCAACGGCGACGGCTACTATCGGTACGCCGAGCAACAATGCTCCGACACCAGCCACCACAGCTACGACGCCAGGAACACAAGCGAAGAAACCCCGCAAGCCCAGGCAGACGAAGAAACAGCAACAGGCTGCGGCTGCGGCTGCGGCCGTTGCTCAAGCACAGGCCCAGGCCCAGGCTCAAGCTCAAAATCAGAACCAGAACAATATGcagaacaaaaatataagcAATCCTGGCATGAACTCGAATATGGGTACTCCAGTAATGGGCAACCCGAACATGAAACAAATGCAAAGTCCTATTCCAGCGAATGCTATGAACAACATGAATGTACCGCACAATGGGGCAATGCGGCCCAGTGTGCCAAATGGTAATATGGGCAATCCAAGTATGGGTAATCTAAATATGAATGCCCCAAATATGGGTAATCCGAACATGAACAATCCAAACATGAACAACCCTAATGCAATGATGTCCCCCATGGCCGGTCAAGGCCAGCTAAATCAGATGTTCCCAATGCAGAACCACAACCAGAACGGTCAATTCATGGGCCAGCAATCGCCGGGTCCCAACATTGGCCAAATGCAATTCCCACCAAATAATGGCAATATGAATGGCATGCCCGGTACCTCCGACATGAACCTCGGCATGAACCCCTCCATGAATATGAACATGGGTATGAACCTGAACCAGATCACACCTGCCAATATCTTGAGCATGAACACGAAGGGGAAAGACGACCAGATGCAGAACATTGGAATGGaccagaaccagaaccagaaccagagccagaaccagagccagaaccagaaccagagcATGAACATGAACATGAACAACGACAGCAACAACCCCAAGAGTGCATACGATCTCGTGGACTTCAACTCCCTCGACCTCTCCAGCCTGAACATGGACTTCTTGTAA
- the TRP5 gene encoding tryptophan synthase TRP5 (CAGL0A01430g~Putative tryptophan synthase; protein abundance increased in ace2 mutant cells), with amino-acid sequence MSHQLKQTFANAKNEGRNALVTFMTAGYPRVAETIPIMKGFQEGGVDVIELGMPFSDPIADGPTIQVANTKALENGVTLVQTLDLLKKARDEGVTVPVILMGYYNPILNYGEEKFIQDAADAGANGFIIVDLPPEEAIKVRNMMKKHGLSLVPLVAPSTTDSRLELLAKIADSFVYVVSRMGTTGVQSSVASDLDTLVSRVRKYTKETPIAVGFGVSTREHFESVGSLSDGVVIGSKIVTLCGEAPEGKCGEVAKKYVEEILNGKKHKILSGEEYQLMKTATNELESDSDHHEFEEDHKHPIRFGDFGGQYVPEALHTCLKELEEGFEDAIADPTFWEEFKSLYSYIGRPSSLHKAERLTEHCGGAQIWLKREDLNHTGSHKINNALAQVLIARRLGKTEIIAETGAGQHGVATATACAKFGLKCTVFMGAEDVRRQALNVFRMRILGAKVVSVTNGTKTLRDATSEAFRFWVTNLKSTHYVVGSAIGPHPYPTLVRTFQSVIGNETKEQFAALNNGKLPDVVVACVGGGSNSTGMFSPFEHDTSVKLLGVEAGGDGIDTDYHSATLTAGRPGVFHGVKTYVLQDQDGQVHDTHSVSAGLDYPGVGPELAFWKATGRAEFIAATDAQALEGFKLISQLEGIIPALESSHAVYGACERAKTMKPDEHLIINISGRGDKDVQSVAEVLPKLGPQIGWDLRFEEDPSVGN; translated from the coding sequence ATGTCTCATCAACTTAAGCAAACATTTGCCAATGCGAAAAATGAGGGGCGTAATGCCTTGGTAACATTCATGACTGCTGGTTATCCTAGAGTCGCAGAGACCATTCCAATAATGAAGGGTTTCCAAGAAGGTGGTGTTGATGTCATTGAATTGGGTATGCCATTCTCTGATCCTATTGCAGATGGTCCAACAATTCAAGTTGCCAACACCAAGGCTTTGGAGAACGGTGTCACTTTGGTACAAACTTTGGACTTGTTAAAGAAAGCTAGAGATGAAGGTGTTACTGTCCCTGTTATCCTTATGGGTTACTACAATCCTATTCTAAACTATGGTGAGGAAAAATTCATTCAAGATGCAGCGGATGCAGGTGCAAACGGTTTCATTATTGTTGATTTGCCACCTGAAGAAGCCATTAAAGTCAGAAACATGATGAAGAAGCACGGATTAAGTTTGGTTCCTCTAGTGGCTCCTTCTACCACAGATTCTCGTCTTGAGCTTTTGGCTAAAATCGCCGATTCGTTCGTCTATGTCGTGTCAAGAATGGGTACTACTGGTGTCCAATCATCGGTTGCCAGTGACCTAGATACTCTGGTCAGCAGAGTTAGGAAATACACCAAGGAAACCCCTATTGCAGTAGGTTTTGGTGTCTCTACTAGAGAACATTTCGAATCTGTTGGAAGTCTATCCGACGGTGTTGTCATTGGTTCCAAAATCGTTACTTTATGTGGGGAAGCCCCAGAAGGTAAGTGTGGTGAGGTCGCAAAGAAGTACGTCGAAGAGATACTAAATGGTAAGAAACACAAGATTCTATCTGGTGAAGAGTACCAACTAATGAAAACGGCCACCAATGAACTAGAATCCGATTCGGACCACCAcgaatttgaagaagaccACAAACACCCAATAAGATTTGGTGACTTCGGTGGCCAATACGTTCCAGAAGCTTTACATACATGTTTGAAGGAACTAGAAGAAGGTTTTGAAGATGCAATTGCTGATCCTACTTTCTGGGAGGAATTCAAATCCTTGTACTCTTACATTGGTCGTCCATCTTCTTTGCATAAGGCTGAAAGATTGACTGAACACTGTGGTGGTGCCCAAATCTGGTTGAAGAGAGAAGACTTGAATCACACTGGTTCACATAAGATTAACAACGCTCTTGCCCAAGTTTTAATTGCAAGAAGATTGGGTAAGACAGAAATCATCGCCGAAACTGGTGCTGGTCAACACGGTGTCGCTACTGCAACAGCATGTGCCAAGTTTGGTTTAAAATGTACTGTTTTTATGGGAGCTGAAGATGTTCGTCGTCAAGCTCTGAATGTTTTCAGAATGAGAATTCTAGGAGCTAAGGTTGTTTCCGTTACTAATGGTACAAAGACTTTAAGAGATGCTACTTCTGAAGCTTTCAGATTCTGGGTCACAAATTTGAAGAGTACCCACTACGTTGTGGGTTCTGCTATTGGTCCACATCCTTACCCAACACTGGTACGTACTTTCCAAAGTGTGATAGGTAATGAAACCAAAGAACAATTTGCTGCTCTAAATAATGGTAAGCTTCCAGATGTAGTGGTGGCAtgtgttggtggtggttcAAACTCAACTGGTATGTTTTCTCCATTCGAACATGACACGAGCGTCAAACTTCTGGGTGTTGAAGCAGGTGGTGATGGTATCGATACTGACTATCATAGTGCTACTTTAACCGCAGGTAGACCAGGTGTCTTCCACGGTGTCAAGACATACGTTCTGCAGGATCAAGATGGTCAAGTCCATGATACACATTCCGTTTCAGCAGGGTTGGACTATCCTGGTGTTGGTCCTGAACTGGCATTCTGGAAGGCAACGGGACGTGCCGAATTCATTGCTGCTACTGATGCTCAAGCTCTAGAAGGTTTCAAGTTGATCTCCCAACTTGAAGGTATTATTCCAGCTTTAGAATCATCACACGCTGTTTACGGTGCATGTGAAAGAGCGAAGACCATGAAACCAGATGAACACTTGATCATCAACATTTCTGGTAGAGGTGACAAGGACGTCCAAAGTGTCGCTGAAGTTCTTCCAAAACTCGGTCCTCAAATCGGCTGGGACCTGAGATTCGAAGAAGACCCTTCTGTAGGAAATtag